In Malus sylvestris chromosome 16, drMalSylv7.2, whole genome shotgun sequence, the following are encoded in one genomic region:
- the LOC126606308 gene encoding rapid alkalinization factor-like → MANSSAIIFSLIFAAALVISVDAGGDHGVSWAPVRPRCEGSVAECMDDRDDEFGMDSEISRRILATSRNISYEALQRNTVPCSQRGASSNNCKPGAQNQSNPYNRGCSANARCRS, encoded by the coding sequence ATGGCTAATTCCTCTGCGATTATCTTTTCGTTGATTTTCGCGGCCGCTCTGGTCATCTCCGTTGATGCAGGCGGCGATCATGGGGTGAGCTGGGCTCCAGTGAGACCTCGCTGCGAGGGTTCTGTAGCAGAGTGCATGGATGATCGTGATGATGAGTTTGGCATGGACTCGGAGATTAGCAGGCGCATCTTGGCCACCTCACGAAACATAAGCTATGAAGCGCTGCAGAGAAACACTGTTCCTTGCTCTCAGAGAGGTGCTTCCTCCAACAACTGCAAGCCGGGTGCTCAGAATCAGAGCAACCCCTACAACCGTGGATGCAGTGCTAATGCTCGTTGCCGGAGTTGA
- the LOC126606301 gene encoding MLP-like protein 329, translating into MAVSGAGTCKLETMEAEVEIKANADKLYKFISNQHYDFPKAASDKIHDVAVHEGDWETSGSVKLWKYTIDGNVETYKEKVEIDEANKRVSLTGLEGSHVLDNYKSYKIIFQVTPNSEGGSVKITLEYKKLNENDPPPQKYLSFLVNVIKDVDAHLIKE; encoded by the exons atggctGTGAGTGGAGCTGGTACTTGCAAGCTGGAGACTATGGAGGCTGAGGTAGAGATCAAAGCCAACGCTGATAAGCTGTACAAATTCATCAGCAACCAGCACTATGACTTCCCCAAAGCAGCCTCTGATAAAATACACGATGTTGCAGTACATGAAGGTGACTGGGAAACTTCTGGCTCTGTCAAACTCTGGAAATATACCATAG ATGGAAATGTCGAGACTTACAAGGAAAAGGTGGAAATAGATGAAGCAAACAAGCGGGTGAGTCTTAcagggttggaaggatcacaTGTGCTGGACAATTACAAAAGCTACAAGATCATTTTCCAGGTCACTCCAAATAGTGAAGGAGGTTCTGTGAAAATTACTTTAGAATATAAAAAACTCAACGAGAACGATCCGCCTCCACAGAAGTACCTCAGCTTTCTGGTCAATGTCATTAAAGATGTTGATGCACATCTTATCAAGGAATAA
- the LOC126607750 gene encoding uncharacterized protein LOC126607750 translates to MAFSSIKIESLLGMITVKLKEDNFVKWDYQFQSVLKGYDYFDFFSGESQCPPKFVINTETGVTKEITTAYKDWVKTDVSLLSLLIATLSDEAIDYVIGCKTSQEAWKSFQERYASVSVVRVNQLKTEFHTVQKGADYVNKYLLRLKVIKDQLVAARERITENDLVIAALSGLPLEFEMIRTVILARDTLMSSTNWG, encoded by the coding sequence ATGGCGTTTAGTTCTATCAAAATTGAAAGTCTTTTGGGCATGATCACTGTTAAGTTGAAAGAAGATAATTTTGTCAAATGGGATTATCAGTTTCAATCGGTGCTTAAGGGGTATGATTACTTTGATTTCTTTAGTGGGGAGTCTCAGTGTCCTCCAAAGTTTGTAATTAATACTGAGACTGGGGTCACTAAAGAAATTACTACTGCATATAAAGACTGGGTTAAAACAGATGTCTCTCTATTGAGTTTGCTGATTGCTACACTTTCGGATGAAGCTATAGACTATGTCATTGGGTGTAAAACTTCTCAAGAAGCTTGGAAATCTTTTCAGGAACGATATGCATCTGTATCTGTTGTCCGGGTTAATCAACTCAAGACTGAGTTTCATACTGTACAGAAAGGTGCAGATTATGTTAACAAGTATTTGCTTCGATTGAAGGTTATCAAGGATCAACTGGTTGCTGCAAGGGAGAGAATCACTGAGAATGATTTGGTCATTGCTGCTTTGTCTGGTTTACCTCTAGAGTTTGAAATGATCAGGACAGTAATCTTAGCAAGAGACACTTTGATGAGCTCAACTAATTGGGGCTGA